In the genome of Labeo rohita strain BAU-BD-2019 chromosome 24, IGBB_LRoh.1.0, whole genome shotgun sequence, one region contains:
- the ndufb4 gene encoding NADH dehydrogenase [ubiquinone] 1 beta subcomplex subunit 4, translated as MADYKEAPLATRPKTLDPAEYFNLSPEYRRAEEKRAALRAQLKRQYLQQLNNPHRKELIEDPALTRWTYARTNNNYFRPTAKTSLIGGLFGVLPLFALYVVFKSDRDKREAKIKAGTYERPYKLST; from the exons ATGGCGGATTACAAAGAGGCTCCTTTGGCTACTCGGCCAAAAACATTAGATCCAGCTGAGTATTTCAATCTTTCACCTGAATACCGGCGGGCTGAGGAGAAGAGAGCTGCTCTGCGGGCACAATTGAAGAGGCAGTATCTGCAGCAGCTCAACAATCCTCATCGGAAAGAGCTGATT GAGGATCCTGCTCTTACAAGGTGGACATATGCACGCACCAATAACAACTACTTCAGACCAACTGCTAAAACTTCATTGATCGGTGGCTTGTTTGGAGTTCTACCCCTTTTCGCCTTGTATGTTGTGTTTAAATCAGACAGG GACAAAAGGGAGGCCAAGATTAAGGCAGGGACCTATGAACGCCCCTATAAACTGTCAACCTAA
- the hgd gene encoding homogentisate 1,2-dioxygenase — translation MAGLKYMSGFGNEFASEDPRCPGSLPEGQNNPQVCPYGLYAEQLSGSAFTCPRSTNKRSWLYRILPSVCHKPFKPMSCGDLTENWNEVEPDPNQLRWKPFNILKSSEKKVDFISGLHTVCGAGDSKSRNGIAIHMYTCNTSMIDKCFQNADGDFLIVPQQGEILITTEFGKMMVEPNEICVVQQGMRFSVDVFGETRGYILEVFGAHFELPDLGPIGANGLANPRDFQTPVAWYEDRTVATGYTVVNKYQGKLFSCQQDFSPFNVVAWHGNYTPYKYNLENFMVINCVAYDHADPSIFTVLTAKSTRPGVAIADFVIFPPRWGVADHTFRPPYYHRNCMSEFMGLIKGHYEAKEEGFQPGGASLHSIMTPHGPDVDCFEKNSTAVLKPERVAEGTMAFMFESSFSMAVTKWGLETCQRLDKSYYKCWEALKSHFNPNWKPSSK, via the exons ATGGCTGGTCTGAAG TACATGAGCGGTTTTGGAAATGAGTTTGCTTCTGAGGACCCTCGCTGTCCTGGATCTCTGCCTGAGGGACAG AACAACCCACAAGTATGTCCATATGGTCTATATGCTGAGCAACTCTCTGGATCTGCTTTCACCTGCCCAAGGTCAACCAATAAGAGAAG CTGGCTGTACCGCATTTTACCCTCTGTGTGCCACAAACCTTTCAAGCCGATGAGTTGTGGAGATCTCACAGAGAACTGGAATGAAGTGGAGCCCGACCCCAACCAGCTACGATGGAAGCCGTTTAACATCCTCAAgtcttctgagaaaaaagtggaTTTCATATCG GGTCTGCATACAGTCTGTGGAGCTGGAGATTCAAAATCTCGTAATGGAATCGCCATCCACATGTACACCTGTAACACTTCAATGATTGACAA ATGTTTCCAAAACGCAGACGGTGATTTCCTTATTG TGCCTCAACAAGGCGAAATCCTGATTACTACAGAATTTGGGAAGATGATGGTGGAGCCCAATGAGATTTGTGTCGTTCAG CAAGGGATGCGCTTTAGTGTTGATGTGTTTGGAGAAACCAGGGGATACATTCTAGAAGTGTTTGGGGCCCATTTTGAGCTGCCTGACCTGGGTCCTATCG GGGCTAATGGACTGGCTAACCCTAGGGACTTCCAAACGCCTGTAGCTTGGTACGAGGACCGTACTGTAGCCACAGGTTACACCGTTGTCAACAAGTACCAGGGAAAGCTCTTCTCATGTCAACAG GACTTCTCGCCATTTAATGTGGTGGCATGGCACGGAAACTACACACCGTACAAATACAACCTGGAGAACTTCATGGTCATCAACTGTGTGGCGTATGATCACGCA GATCCGTCGATTTTCACCGTTTTGACAGCCAAATCCACACGTCCAGGTGTGGCCATTGCAGATTTTGTCATCTTTCCTCCTCGCTGGGGTGTAGCTGATCACACCTTTCGGCCTCCTTACTACCATA GAAACTGTATGAGCGAGTTTATGGGATTAATCAAAGGCCATTATGAAGCGAAGGAAGAAGGTTTCCAACCTGGAGGAGCCAGTCTTCACAGCATCATGACTCCACATGGTCCTGACGTCGACTGTTTTGAGAAGAACAGCACAGCTGTTCTGAAACCAGAGAGAGTTGCTGAGGGCACTATG GCATTCATGTTCGAGTCATCCTTCAGCATGGCGGTGACCAAGTGGGGCCTGGAAACCTGTCAGCGTCTCGATAAGAGCTACTATAAATGCTGGGAGGCTTTAAAAAGTCACTTCAATCCAAACTGGAAACCCAGCAGCAAGTAG